Genomic DNA from Hordeum vulgare subsp. vulgare chromosome 2H, MorexV3_pseudomolecules_assembly, whole genome shotgun sequence:
CTCCAAACCCCTTCAATTCTAAAAGAACGGAACAAGGCCTAAAGAAGATAAGAGGAGGCTCGCCTCCGGCAATCCCTAACCCTAACCTCTTTGGGCCCACGACGCACAAAGATATGTGCCGTGACCCTAACCTCTCAATTGATGTTTGgattgctcttgtcgtcctgaatccaacaagcttgggtttgctcgattcggagctcgtatgcgaaagttatggatgtttcagtggcgagcggtagtaccgctggccctagcggtagtaccgctagagctggcggtagtaccgttggccctagcggtagtaccgttagagctggcggtagtaccgctggcccagcggtagtactgctccaggactttagtatcgtcatctttgcggttgtactacgtcggactttttgcgaagactttcttggcagtggttggcccggtagtatctttgcgctaccatgggctcagcggtagtaccgctgcagccagcggtagtaccgctgaaaccagcggtagtaccgctgggctcgggctgtaagtgggggtaacggtttgattccttcccccactatataaagggggtcttcttcccccttggtcttatccatccgttgagctcttgttctacctccattgttgacattcttagagcttgctaactctcaatccctccaatgattcttgcttgttcttgagggaaaagggagaggagatctagatccacatctccaccaatcactttctcctctatgtgaggggaactccttggatctagatcttggagttctttgtgagctccttgttcttcctctcatatttctccatagctttcgttgttgtggggggatttgagtgtgaggggctctgccacttcgtgtgttcttgccattgcattagttgcatcggtttgagttctccacggtgatacgtggaagtgagaagttgagaagcttattacctttggtacttagtaccctagatattgttcttcgtggatgctttggcgtcctagaagcttggtggtgtctcggagctcaatcattgtggtgtgaagctccgggcaagcgtcggggtctccaattaggttgtggagattgccccgagcaatttgtacgggtaccggtaaccgcccccaagggttgccacgtgtacgggttcggtgaccgcccccaaggtttgccatttgtacgggttcggtgaccgccctcaagggtcccttagtggaatcacgacatcttgcattgtgcgagggcgtgaggagattacggtggccttagtggcatcttggggagcattgtgcctccacaccgcttcaacggagattagcatccgcaagggtgtgaacttcaggatacatcctcatctccccgtgcctcggttatctcttacccgaaccctttacttatgcactttactttgtgatagccatattgtttattgtcatatatcttgctatcacttagttgtttatcttgcttagcataagttgttggtgcacatagatgagcctagttgttgtaggttttgtggttgaaaaattaaacgttagttttattccgcatttgttcaagcctaaaccgtaattatttaaagcgcctattcaccccccccccctctaggcgacatccacgtcctttcagacatttagggactaaaaggggtatttgggactaaaggaagaagtccctatgggagggtctttttgggactttttgacACTTTTCCAACAGTGtcactacttttagcatgtcatttaataacttgtaGTACATTACTAGggttaacatggtctttttgcatgtcatttaatgacatcTAGTCCTTCTTTAGTCCATGaaaacaaacgggtagggactaggaaatttttagttgggactaaaaagaaGTCCTTGGCTGCCCATCGACTCCATCGTGACATGAGGGAGttattagagcaagtacaataaggtacagtcagcaggctgtaaagattaaaatattatatttttgctaaattggatgagaaagaagaggagagagaaggaaagcgggctcttcgtgaagagctagctctaacacgtgctcctaggtgctttgtgagaatgaaaggtgggtcatatatgataaaagtactagtactccctcctttccggtttgtagggctcatctcaaaattttcagatttccattatattaggctcattttgagtctaattgagttaaagtgctttgagtcccacaccatatttaattcatagaatTTAGAGAAAAAAgatgagtggctatgcatgcatcgttttttacatccaccatgcaagtccaatgagaaggaggatgctacatttattgccttaaaattgaatatgtgaaaagtatttcattggctagttaaaactagtgtcatccactcacaattcaccttggttgatgagatttcagatttgagccctataaaccgaaaaggacgaagtatttttttattattaactattgtacaagctagctataagataggCTGGCCACAAACTCATATTACACGTACCAAGGCAAAATTTAATGACCGGTTGAAAAGTCAAGTTTTCTTTTAGTTAACTAGAATCATTAATATGCTGCATGCATGCAACGAATAAGTGAGAAGAAAGTAGCCAAGTGTCATTATGAATAAATGCATGCAATTATTAAACAAGTTGCTAGTATGAGGAAACATCATTAATGTTATCTCGATTACTGTTGGTGGCCTTTATATAGATGCAAAATGTATTTTCTATAATGGTCTTGTATAAGGGAATGGAGGGGGTAGTGTTAACCATGCTTTTAGTAGCAGTACTAGGTTGCATTGAAACGACGCGACTGTGTCACAGTGACATGAGGGAGttagtagtactccctccgtcacggtttagaagacgtgCATGGAAATTCTTTAGAACCTAGGTTATTATTGATTGGCTGTAAAATGAGTTGAAAAATGGCATTCACACTATGTATGCATATAGAAGTAATACAATGAAGTACTAATTAGATACTatgagtaaatgcaatgcgtctTAAACCTTGTGTGTTGTGGAAATGCACGTAAACTTAACCGTGACTTCTAAACCGTGAGGAAGGTAGTACGGTTGCATTGAAACGAAAGCGCTGGACCACCTCGTGCCAGCTGAAATGAAAGAGCTAGACCACCTCATCTAACAATTTGGTGAAGTTTTAAGGTGACGTATGCCTTCGCCAACTGGCGAGTTACGCCGACAGCAGCCTTCCGAGCAGTGCTACACGTACGACGATTCTCATCCAAACCACGTATGACCATCAAATCAAGCCGTATGTCTTTCAGCGGGTTAGCTAGCTCACGATGCGGATGCATCGTCGTACGTGCTTCGGACATGCATCGTCGTACGCAAATCATTTCCGCAGCCTTAACTTAACTGCCCTCGTCCCTGCCTATACATCCATCAAAGCTTCTTGTCCGTTTGACGCTTCATACTCATcactttcattttttttaaagtgCTATAATGATTTTTGTAGTACTTCCTTCATTTCTGTTTATAAATCCGGCACGTGTATTTAAATCAtacatttgaccaacttaatgataatcatgtattataaaaatatattattaaaaaaattagatgttttattttttaaagatataatttttatattaaacaatatattttatattagtcaaattgacgacctagatacacgtgcgtgccttataaactgtgacgaaGGTAGTACTTGAGATTATTAATGACTCACGCCGGGATTAAATGTAGGCTTTAGTTTCGGTCTCAGCCATCAACCAAGACTTGAGAGTGGGGTATTTAACCGCGCCTTCTCCCCTCTTCCAATCTTCCTCCCCATTTCCTCCCCCGACGCCGCGTCGGAACCCCCACGCCACGGCGTTGCCGGGCTGCCAGAGATAGTCATCGCCTTCGGAGCCGTCCCCAAACCCGCTGACCGTCGCCGGACCTCCTCGCCCTCCTCCCCGAGCATCGCCGCCCCCGCTCCTCCTTccccgtgagctccttctcccacCCCTCTCCCACGTTAGCCATCGTGGGCCGAAACTCGTCGGCGACGCCGTTCCCCTCTCCTCCTACCCCCCACCCCATCCCCGCGGTCACCTCCGCCCACGCCGACACCAACCGCGCTCAGCCCGCTCCAACTACGgaatggatttgctccgacgggGGTTATTAGAAACAAACATTGTGGAAGACTTAATTATAATTTAGGCTGAATTTGAAGGTTTGGATGACAATTTGTGTTGTCTATTATTTAGTTCCTATAATAAATATTATTGTGAAAATAGCCATAAAAGTTATCATCTATTATTTAGTTTTTATGTTCATGGTCTATTATATGTAGCCAATGCACATGAAGTTAAATTATGGTTTACAAGATTTTGATAAAGATATACATGCCTTGTTGCACAAATTTCTCATAACATGCATTTTGTTGCAGAATTTTCTGTAACATACATCTCGTTGTAGTTTCTTTTTGCAACAAAAATCTTGTcgtatttttttttaaatctatAATAACGCCTTGTTATAGATTTTATTTTTGCAATTGAAGACTTGTTAGATGATTATTCTAAAAACCAAAGCCGCGTCGCATCACGATAGTCGTTCGCCGTTAAGATTTGCAATTATACGGTTGTTGCTGAAACAGATGCTGAGACCTATCTTTACGACGAGGAAGCGTGGTACGCAATAGAGACGACGAATGCATCATAATTATCAGTCGGCTGATGGCaatcatttttcatattttagaGGGGCTGAGAAAATTTTGTGCAAGGTTATAACCTCTGTTGCACGTATCAAGGTAgttgaacaatcccctaaaaaaaatactacctccgtcacggtttagaaggcacggttaaGTTTGCTTGCATTTCCACAACACATaaggtttaaggcgcattgcatttacttcTAGCGGCTAATTAGTATTATGTTGTACAGTACtatttctatatgcatgcgtagtgtgaatgttaTTTTTCAACTCATTTCACAGCCAATTAATAACCACATAGGTTCTAGAGAATTTTCATGCACGTCTTCTAAACCGGAGGGAGTAGTCGGTGGTTGCAATTACTACACGAGGCACGTGGCAGCCGCTGCAATCTTGTCAACAAAACCTCCAGCGAAAGCTGCTCCATATTCCAGAATCACAAAGCAAACCAGATCCACACACGGCTGACTGACACCAACTCATCGATCCAGTGTTCGACCGAGAGGATGGCAGCCGACGGCATGCACGTCGTGATGTTCCCCTTCCTCGCCTTCGGACACATCAGCCCGTTCGTGCAGCTGGCgcgcaagctcgtcgccggcggcgGGGTAAGGGTCACGCTGCTGTCGGCTGCGGCCAACGTGCCCCGCGTCGAGGCCATGCTGGGGCCGGCGGCCGCCGCGGTGGCGGTGGCCCCGCTGCGCCTACAACGCGTGCCGGGGCTCCCCGAGGGCGCCGAGAGCACGGCCGAGGTCTCCGCGGACGGCGCCGAGCTGCTCAAGGTCGCCGTCGACGGGACCAGGCCGCAGGTGGCGGCCCTGCTCGCGGAGCTCCGCCCCGACGCCCTGCTGTTCGACTTCGCCACCCCGTGGGTCACCGAGCTCGCGGCGCCGCTCGGCATCAAGGCGCTGCACTTCTCGGTCTTCTCCGCCGTGTCAGGCGCCTACCTGATGGTCCCCTCCCGCCGCCTCAGCGACGGTGACCATGACCTCAAGTCGGCGCCCGCAGGCTTCCCGCCGTCTTCTTCGCTCGCGACCGTGCCGGCCTACCAGGCCGCCAACTTCAGCTACGTGTTCACCAGCTTCCACGGTGAGCCGTGCGTGTACGACCGCGTCCTCGCCGGCATCCAGGCCAgtgacgccatcgtcatcaagacGTGCTTCGAGATGGAAGGACCCTACATCGACTACCTTGCCGCCCAGCACGGCAAGCCGGTGCTCGTCACGGGCCCGGTCGTGCCGGAGCCGCCGCAGGGCGAGCTCGAGGAGCGGTGGGCCAAGTGGCTCTCCTCCTTCCCGGACAAGGCCGTCGTGTTCGCCTCCTTCGGTAGCGAGACATTCCTCCCGGCCGACGCCGCGACGGAGCTACTCCTCGGCCTGGAGGCCACCAACCGGCCGTTCCTCGTCGTGCTCAACTTCCCCAAGGGCACGGACACCACGGCGGAGCTGGCGGAGCGCACGCCGCCGGGGTTCGAGGAGAGGACCAAGGGCAGGGGCGTGGTGCACACGGGGTGGGTGCAGCAGCAGCACATCCTGCGGCACCGCAGCGTGGGGTGCTTCGTGAACCACGCCGGGCTGAGCTCCGTCGTCGAGGGGCTCGTGGCCGGCTGCCGGCTGGTGCTGCTGCCGATGAAGGGCGACCAGTACCTCAACGCGGCGCTGTTCGCGCGTGACCTCCGCGTCGGGACGGAGGTGGCGCGGCGCGACGGCGACGGGTGGTTCGGGCGCCGGGACGTGAGCGACGCCGTGGAAACGGCAATGGCGGACGGATGGGAGGGTCAAGGGACTAATAAATGGAGGGACTTCTTGGTGGACGACGCCGTGCAGAAGAGGTTGGCCGATGACTTCGTCACCGACTTTAAGAAATTCGTGAGGGCTTGAAAAGATGATGTATGCTTCGTTCGTACATGAAGTCAAATCAAATAAATGAAATGTGTGGTTATGTCTCAGTCAACTGAGACCGTGACTTAACCAAGTCTCAGTCAAGTACTGTAGtgtataaaaaaatatttttacaaaTCTTTATATAAATTCAACGGAATACAACATCGACGGAGACATAACAAAGTCTGAAACGACTGAGACTTAGCAAAACAGATAAAtgaaatattcaaaataaaataatGATTTTGCTATTCATCGGTTTGCTGTTTCATTCCTTAATTCTTCCAaggttttttttatttaaaaaaaatgaattcTACTTTTACTCtatgttattttattttctgtttcaaaGCTATGGCAACATACTCCTAAAGTCCATTTATCTCTGCGCATGAAGCACTTAGCTATTTTTGTATATTTCGCACGAGTTTTGTGTAGTATATACCACACAAGTATCGAATATTGTTTAGAAATAATTCGATTCACAATGGAATGAGTGGTGAGACTTTTGCTCATATTTACCAAAAACTTCATAAAGCTTTTCACGAGCCGTATTGAAGTCATCGGTATAATTTAAACTTAGGGATGCAGATAGTAAATTGAGTGCACTACGATATCCTTTAAGTTTAGCTCTAGGATCCAAGATAAATGCAAGTGCATACAACAGAgcaatttgttttcaatattttagatacTTGGTTTTCATGTCAGCAACAACATTAAGTAATAATCTATCTGATTCATATGCTTTAACATGACTAGCAATTTCTAATATAGTATGCACCATCAAAGGAGATGTAGGATAATAAACTCCGAACAAAGTAATTGTTGCATCATAGAGCAACTCAAGAAATGAAGTCAATATTGTAATAACATGCCAAGTATTAAGAGTGATCAAAGGTTCAACCCCATAATTTGCATTAATAAAAGATAACTGCCTTA
This window encodes:
- the LOC123429357 gene encoding anthocyanidin-3-O-glucoside rhamnosyltransferase-like, producing the protein MAADGMHVVMFPFLAFGHISPFVQLARKLVAGGGVRVTLLSAAANVPRVEAMLGPAAAAVAVAPLRLQRVPGLPEGAESTAEVSADGAELLKVAVDGTRPQVAALLAELRPDALLFDFATPWVTELAAPLGIKALHFSVFSAVSGAYLMVPSRRLSDGDHDLKSAPAGFPPSSSLATVPAYQAANFSYVFTSFHGEPCVYDRVLAGIQASDAIVIKTCFEMEGPYIDYLAAQHGKPVLVTGPVVPEPPQGELEERWAKWLSSFPDKAVVFASFGSETFLPADAATELLLGLEATNRPFLVVLNFPKGTDTTAELAERTPPGFEERTKGRGVVHTGWVQQQHILRHRSVGCFVNHAGLSSVVEGLVAGCRLVLLPMKGDQYLNAALFARDLRVGTEVARRDGDGWFGRRDVSDAVETAMADGWEGQGTNKWRDFLVDDAVQKRLADDFVTDFKKFVRA